A window of Castanea sativa cultivar Marrone di Chiusa Pesio chromosome 1, ASM4071231v1 contains these coding sequences:
- the LOC142621860 gene encoding putative disease resistance RPP13-like protein 2 → MDVEAVVSIVIRKLTDLLIQEPIIFNKAIDEIEQVRISLRQMQSFLIDAEDKKEHEEGVKKWVDQFLAVVYEVEDAIETFVLWKMYARRMGYFFIPKNLKADSDLRNKIEEIKHKIKNFDKMETGGVSNRGEPLMIRQLTLHRSSYRDEGLTLNQQNNDSSYSVDEETDFIGFEKDKSKLVAMLTGSGPESGDYQKFPAISVVGKHGTGKTILAKAIEVKSRLDRRVISVVGKHGSGKTTLAKAIYKSPEVKSDFDCRAWVLASGNLTDVLLSILEQIVNITVDNKSTKEELTQKIHMNLQEKRYLVVLDDLQTPSLWKELLEAFPDTNKGSRIILTTINYRVAFSADTRGEPHRLNPLNEKDTWKLFLKKVRLPDNLMFSDEEVFKLKRKLIRRCKGLPLAIVVLGGLLSTKDPNYEVWLKVFEHPSWQLDRKQDQFSIILALSYNDLPFHLRPCFLYLLLFPKDKDIPVRRLQRLWLAEGFVKHTPEKTPEDMVEIYFKELVQRNLIQIFKWRKDGSPKTCRIGVLQDDGNFMSKAQEIGLFHIQKMSEKETPQHGVRRVTDFVDPEEYISQIQNLRSYLAFDIQKNDMPATEIDRFLNKVTGQNFGLLRVVDLERVYKPKLPDNMGKLFLLLRYLGLRWTFLDALPHSVGEMPYLETLDVKHTYISSLPSSIWKMKHLRHLCLNEIRLDMSLQNHGTSLTHLQTLWGLFVDKKTPVKNGLYRLINLRKLGLTCHLDSFQELDEWIARLASLQSLRIRSKNQNGQPWKLNLKPLSSLENLTNLYLLGSLPELHDRYEFPPKLTVLTLSVSKLEKDPMPILAQLPSLSVLRLLADSYTGKELKCPPKGFIKLQILKLWMLKDLETWEVGKEALKELQEVEIRCCDKLKELPAPLFILENIKKIVLTNMPQKFVDEIPAKGLIFPKTLQF, encoded by the coding sequence ATGGATGTTGAAGCAGTTGTCTCTATAGTGATACGGAAACTCACAGACCTGCTCATTCAAGAACCAATCATCTTCAACAAGGCTATAGATGAGATAGAGCAAGTCAGAATCAGCTTAAGACAGATGCAGAGCTTCCTAATAGATGCAGAAGATAAAAAAGAACACGAAGAAGGTGTTAAGAAGTGGGTGGATCAATTTCTTGCTGTTGTTTATGAAGTGGAGGATGCCATTGAAACGTTTGTCCTGTGGAAAATGTATGCAAGGAGAATGGGGTACTTTTTCATCCCCAAGAATTTGAAGGCTGACTCTGACCTTCGCAATAAGATAGAGGAGATCAAGCACAAGATAAAAAACTTTGACAAAATGGAGACAGGTGGGGTCTCAAACCGAGGCGAGCCTCTCATGATTCGGCAATTAACTTTGCACAGGTCAAGTTATCGAGATGAAGGGCTAACACTGAATCAGCAAAACAATGATTCCAGCTATTCTGTGGATGAAGAAACAGACTTCATTGGCTTCGAGAAAGACAAAAGCAAGCTGGTGGCCATGCTAACTGGCAGTGGCCCGGAATCCGGGGATTACCAAAAGTTTCCTGCCATTTCAGTTGTAGGCAAGCATGGCACTGGCAAGACTATCCTTGCAAAGGCAATTGAGGTTAAAAGTCGTCTTGATCGTCGCGTCATTTCAGTTGTAGGCAAGCATGGCTCTGGCAAGACTACCCTTGCTAAGGCAATTTATAAAAGTCCTGAGGTTAAAAGTGATTTTGATTGTCGCGCATGGGTTCTTGCCTCTGGGAACCTTACAGATGTGCTGTTGAGCATATTGGAACAGATTGTCAATATAACTGTTGATAATAAATCTACGAAAGAAGAATTGACACAGAAGATCCATATGAATTTGCAGGAGAAACGGTACCTGGTGGTGTTGGACGATTTACAGACGCCTAGTTTATGGAAAGAACTTCTTGAGGCCTTTCCAGACACAAATAAAGGTAGCAGGATCATATTAACTACCATCAATTATCGCGTCGCTTTTTCAGCAGATACAAGAGGAGAGCCTCACCGGCTCAATCCTCTGAATGAGAAAGACACCTGGAAATTATTCTTGAAAAAGGTACGCTTACCAGACAACTTGATGTTCTCTGATGAAGAAGTCTTCAAGCTTAAAAGGAAACTTATAAGAAGGTGTAAGGGCTTACCTCTGGCAATCGTGGTGCTTGGAGGTTTGCTGTCGACGAAGGATCCGAACTACGAAGTATGGTTGAAAGTTTTTGAGCACCCAAGTTGGCAGCTAGACAGAAAGCAAGACCAGTTCTCAATTATATTGGCCCTGAGTTATAATGATCTGCCCTTCCACTTGAGGCCTTGCTTCCTCTATTTACTGCTTTTCCCAAAAGATAAAGATATTCCTGTGAGAAGGTTGCAGCGGCTATGGCTTGCAGAGGGATTTGTGAAGCATACACCCGAGAAGACTCCGGAAGATATGGTGGAGATATACTTCAAAGAGCTTGTGCAAAGAAACTtgattcaaatattcaaatggaGAAAAGACGGGAGTCCCAAAACATGTCGTATCGGTGTCTTACAAGATGACGGTAATTTCATGTCAAAAGCTCAAGAGATTGGCCTTTTCCACATCCAAAAAATGTCAGAAAAGGAAACTCCTCAGCATGGTGTTCGCCGGGTTACTGACTTTGTTGACCCCGAAGAGTACATctcacaaattcaaaatctgCGCTCTTACTTGGCCTTTGACATTCAAAAAAATGATATGCCTGCGACAGAAATTGATAGGTTTCTCAACAAAGTCACTGGTCAAAATTTTGGATTGCTGAGGGTGGTTGATCTAGAGCGTGTTTACAAGCCTAAACTGCCCGACAATATGGGGAAACTGTTTCTCTTGTTGAGGTACTTGGGCTTAAGATGGACCTTTTTGGATGCCCTTCCCCACTCTGTCGGTGAGATGCCTTACCTTGAGACTTTGGATGTGAAGCACACATATATCAGCTCTCTACCGAGTTCTATTTGGAAGATGAAACACCTGCGCCATCTGTGTCTGAATGAAATACGTCTTGACATGTCTCTGCAAAACCATGGCACTTCTCTTACTCATCTCCAGACATTATGGGGATTATTCGTAGACAAAAAGACTCCAGTGAAGAATGGTTTGTATAGGTTAATCAATCTCAGGAAATTGGGTCTGACATGTCATTTAGATTCCTTTCAAGAATTAGATGAGTGGATTGCAAGACTTGCAAGTCTTCAATCTCTCAGGATACGATCCAAGAACCAAAACGGTCAACCTTGGAAGCTCAATTTGAAGCCTCTGTCAAGCCTTGAGAATCTCACCAACCTGTATTTGCTTGGAAGCTTACCGGAGCTACATGATAGGTATGAATTCCCTCCTAAACTTACAGTTCTTACTTTGTCGGTCTCAAAGCTGGAGAAAGACCCCATGCCAATCCTAGCGCAGCTGCCAAGCCTCTCTGTCCTCAGGCTATTGGCAGATTCCTACACTGGGAAGGAATTGAAGTGCCCACCCAAAGGGTTCATTAAGCTTCAAATTTTGAAGCTTTGGATGCTAAAGGATTTGGAGACATGGGAGGTGGGGAAAGAAGCACTTAAGGAACTCCAAGAAGTAGAAATCCGATGCTGTGACAAGCTAAAGGAACTTCCAGCCCCATTGTTTATTTTGGAAAACATTAAGAAAATAGTCTTAACGAACATGCCACAGAAATTTGTAGATGAGATTCCAGCCAAAGGATTAATCTTCCCCAAAACTCTGCAGTTCTGA